In one window of Hemicordylus capensis ecotype Gifberg chromosome 10, rHemCap1.1.pri, whole genome shotgun sequence DNA:
- the LOC128335088 gene encoding gonadotropin-releasing hormone II receptor-like — translation MNEGERPMSLPPRCDPLDENNSISVCPKAWVEPTLTLAAKARVVITGCFFVVATCSNSAVLYSVTRKRRKSHVQLLILSLTVADLLVTIIVMPLDAVWNVTVQWYAGDALCKLLNFLKLFAMYSAALVLVVISLDRHMAILHPFSFATSSHRNRIMLGVAWILSAFLASPQLVLFHLHTVTGVNFTQCVTHGSFREHWQETTYNMFTFATLYITPLSVMIVCYVRILFEISKQLKINQGLARGKDDHISKARMKTLKMTIVIVASFIICWTPYYLLGLWYWFQPNMIHRMPEYVNHFLFLFGLLHTCTDPIIYGLYTPSFREDMKMVLRSLELAVISKERKNLVSISEMNNQEDHGRVPSSASNGGTLQTAC, via the exons ATGAATGAAGGAGAGCGCCCGATGAGCCTTCCCCCAAGATGTGACCCTCTGGATGAGAACAATTCCATCTCGGTTTGCCCCAAGGCCTGGGTGGAGCCGACTCTGACGCTTGCTGCCAAGGCCCGAGTGGTCATCACCGGCTGCTTCTTCGTGGTGGCGACATGCAGCAACTCCGCCGTCTTGTACAGCGtcacgaggaagaggaggaaatccCACGTCCAGCTGCTCATCCTGAGCTTAACGGTGGCGGACTTGCTGGTCACCATCATCGTCATGCCTTTGGATGCCGTGTGGAACGTCACCGTCCAGTGGTACGCTGGGGACGCCCTGTGCAAGCTCCTGAACTTCCTCAAGCTCTTTGCCATGTACTCGGCCGCCCTGGTGCTGGTGGTGATCAGCTTGGACCGGCACATGGCCATCCTCCACCCCTTTTCCTTTGCTACTTCCAGCCACCGGAACCGGATCATGCTTGGGGTTGCTTGGATTCTCAGTGCCTTCCTAGCCTCTCCCCAG CTCGTCCTTTTCCACCTGCACACTGTTACTGGCGTCAATTTCACCCAATGTGTGACGCATGGAAGTTTCCGAGAACACTGGCAGGAAACCACCTACAACATGTTCACCTTCGCCACTCTCTACATCACCCCTCTGAGTGTGATGATTGTGTGCTACGTCCGCATCTTATTTGAGATCAGCAAGCAGCTGAAGATCAACCAAG GTCTTGCAAGAGGCAAGGATGACCACATCTCCAAAGCCCGCATGAAAACCCTCAAGATGACCATTGTCATTGTGGCTTCGTTCATCATCTGCTGGACCCCTTATTACCTCCTGGGCTTGTGGTACTGGTTCCAACCCAACATGATCCACAGGATGCCGGAATACGTcaaccacttcctcttcctcttcggcttgctgcacacttgcacagaTCCCATCATCTACGGGCTGTACACGCCATCCTTTCGAGAGGACATGAAGATGGTCCTCAGGAGTCTGGAGCTGGCCGTGATCTCGAAGGAGAGGAAAAACCTTGTGTCCATCTCCGAGATGAACAATCAAGAGGACCATGGCAGGGTACCATCCAGCGCTTCCAATGGAGGGACTTTGCAGACGGCGTGCTAG